One genomic region from Nilaparvata lugens isolate BPH chromosome 3, ASM1435652v1, whole genome shotgun sequence encodes:
- the LOC111043606 gene encoding mitochondrial dicarboxylate carrier isoform X2, which translates to MKLDPRRKNSRWYFGGLAATGSAAVMHPLDLIKVHLQTQKSGKLRILPSMVHICKTQGFFALYRGLTASIFRQMSYSTARFAVYEALKAELSKTNRTSLEWKVASAAISGFSGGFIGTPGDVVNVRMQNDTKLPKDQRRGYTNVFNGIWRIINEEGISKLFSGASAASCRAMVLTIGQLASYDHIKEILLHHGFNDTANTHVLTSIMAGVIAVTITQPIDVIKTRLMFNKGEYSVHN; encoded by the exons ATGAAATTAGACCCAAGAAGAAAGAATTCAAGATGGTATTTTGGAGGTCTAGCTGCTACAGGATCAGCAGCTGTCATGCATCCCTTGGATTTGATCAAA GTACATTTACAAACCCAAAAATCTGGAAAATTGAGAATTCTTCCATCTATGGTGCATATTTGCAAAACCCAAGGCTTTTTTGCACTGTATAGAGGACTGACAGCTTCAATATTTCGTCAAATGAGCTACTCCACTGCGCGATTTGCTGTTTATGAG GCGTTGAAAGCAGAGCTCAGTAAAACAAACCGAACTTCACTTGAGTGGAAAGTGGCTTCGGCGGCAATATCTGGATTCAGTGGCGGATTTATTGGTACACCTGGTGATGTGGTCAATGTTAGGATGCAGAACGATACCAAGCTGCCTAAAGATCAAAGAAGAGG CTACACTAATGTTTTCAATGGAATATGGCGGATAATCAATGAAGAAGGAATAAGCAAATTGTTTTCCGGAGCAAGTGCCGCTAGTTGCCGGGCTATGGTCTTGACAATTGGACAGCTAGCGTCTTATGATCACATCAAAGAAATTCTTCTTCATCATGGATTCAATGATACGGCAAATACCCACGTTCTCACGAGTATAATGGCT GGAGTGATAGCAGTGACAATAAC